CGCAGGGGCTGGACAGGACCTTCGCCGCCGAGGGACGGCCCCACACCTTCGACATCGCCTGTCAGGCTCCGGGCCCCCGCTCGATCACGCTGACCCTGGACCAGGGCACCGCGAGGAGCGAGTGGGAGGTGACGTGCGGAGACCTTGAGGCGGACCAGTTCAACATCCCCTCCGGTGTCCGCTTCGCTGCCCGCGTCCCGCCGATGGGACCGGACGCCCAGGGGCTGGTGCTGTGGCGGTTCAACGCCGTGGACCCCGGCGACGTGAGCGGATGCGAGGACGACATCGAGGGATGCGAGGACTGAGCGGTGCCCGCGCCGCCGGTCCCGTCGAGTCGAGCGGTGTGAACCGTGTGAACTGACGCCCCGCACACCTCTGTTGACAACCGGCCCACCACCCCCGCTCCCGCCTGCGCGTTCGCGATGCGACGCGGCGCATTCTGTGAACGTCGTGGAACGTCCACTGAGGAGGTCCTGTTCGGCCCGCGGGTCACTAGCTTGGCGCGGTGTTTCCCATCCCCCATCTTGGAGGCATCGTGTCACGATTGCCGATAGTGGCGCGGACGGCCGCCGCGGCGGCCTGTCTGGCCACGGTGGCCGCGCTGGCCGCGGCTGTTCCCGCGGCGGCCGACCCACATCCCAGGACGTCCCTGGGAGCCGGCGGGTCGGCTCCGGCGGGCGCGCACCGGCTCGGTGTGACGGCGGCCGGCCGCACGATCGACGTCGCGCTGTCGCTCAGACCGCACGACGAGGCCGGGCTCGACGCGTTCGTCGCGTCGGTCAGCGACCCGGCGTCACCGCACTACCGCCACTACCTCACCAGCGCGCAGTACAACGAGCGGTACGCGCCCCGGGCGTCCGACGTCGCCGAGGCGAGCGCCTTCCTGAAGTCCAACGGACTGCGTGTCACGAAGGTTTCGGGCAACCGGCAGGTCATCGACGCGACCGGCACCGCCGAGCAGGTGCAGACCGCGTTCGGCACGTCGATCGGCGACTACACCGACGCCGCGGGCAGGCACTTCTACGCGAGCGACAAGGCGCCCTCCGTGCCGTCCGCGCTCGCGTCCACCGTGCGGGCGGTGACCGGTCTGACCGACCGGCCGGTGGCGCACCGGGCGGGCGGCGGACCGGCCGGGCACAGCGGCAGGACACCGGGCGGCAGGCCCGCGAGCGGTCCCGCCGGTCCGTCCGGCCCCGCCGGCGGGTACACGCCGGCCCAGTTCCGCACCGCCTACGGCATGAAGAACCTGTCCGCGTCGTACAACGGCTCGGGGCAGACCGTCGGACTGATCGAGTTCGACGCGTTCAAGCAGTCCGACATCGACGCGTGGACGAAGTACTTCGGCCAGCCGTCGGTGAACGCGCGGGTGGTCCCGGTGAACGGCGGTGTCCGCAGCCCGGGGAACGACCAGCTCGAAGTCACCCTGGACGTGGAGTCGGTGGCCGCGACCGCGCCGAACGCCGCCCAGATCGTGTACGAGGCGCCCAACTCGGACAACGCCTGGGTCGACGAGATGGCGAAGATCGCGAGCGACAACCAGATCACCGTGCTGTCCGGCTCATGGCTCAACGGCGAGAAGTGCGAGTCGGCGCCCATCCAGGCGTCGCACGACTCGTACACCCAGATGGTCGCGCAGGGGGTCACCCTGCTGTCGGCCTCCGGTGACTGGGGGGCGACCGGCTGCGGCTACCAGGGCGACAACTCCACGGTGCAGGCCGACTATCCGCCGAGCGACCCGCTGTTCACCGGGGTCGGCGGCACGCAGCTGCGGACGAGCGACAGCGCCGGCACATACCAGTCGGAATCCTGCTGGAACCAGGGCGGCTCCGGCAACACCCGTTCCGGCGGCGGCTATTCGCAGATCTTCGCCAGGCCCGACTGGCAGCCCGGTACCAACAAGTACCGGTCGGTGCCCGATGTGGCGCTCGACGCGGACTACGGCGCCGGCGCCGTGTCGGTCTACATGAACGGCGGCTGGCAGGACGTCGGCGGGACCAGCGCCTCGGCGCCGCTGTGGGCCGGCTACATCGCCATGGTGAACCAGAAGGCCGGGGCCGCGGGCAAGGGCAACCTCGGCGCGATGAACCCGACGATCTACGCCGTCGCACAGTCGTCCCGGTACGGCTCGGCGTTCCACGACGTCACCACGGGCGACAACGGCACGTACCAGGCGGGCACCGGCTACGACCTGTGCACCGGCTGGGGCTCGATGCAGGGCGACAACCTCGCCGACCCGCTGATCGACGGCGCGACCCCGCCCGCGGCCGACGACTTCTCGATCAGCGCCGGTCCGCAGTCGGTGAGCGTCGACCCGGGCAAGTCGGTGACCACCACGATCAGCACCGAGGTCGTCAAGGGCAGCGCGCGGACCGTGGCGCTGTCGGCGTCCGGGCTGCCCGCGGGTGTGACCGCCGGCTTCGACCCGGCGTCGGTGACGGCGGGCGGCTCCTCCACCCTGACGCTGACCGCGGCGTCCTCGGCGTCGCCGGGACGGAGCGACGTCACCGTGACCGGCAAGAGCGCCGACACGACCCACGGCACCCCGGTGTCGCTGACCGTCAACGGCTCCGGGCAGGACGACTTCTCCATCGGCGTGAACCCGGGTTCGGCGACGGTGACCGCCGGGCAGTCGGCGACCGCGACCGTGAGCACCGCGGCCGCGCCGCAGGGGGTCCGTCACCCGGCGGCCGGAACGAGCGACGGCACCACGGCGACCCACGGCGTCGGCCCGGCGGTCGTGGGCGGCAGCCCGACCACGGTCGACAAGTACCCGTTCATGATCTCGATGCGCAGGAACGGCAGTTCCTTCCCCGGGCAGCAGTCGTGCAGCATGGCGCTCACCGGTCCGCACACGGTCGTCGGCGCGGCGCACTGCTGGCTGGAGAACTCCGGTGACAAGTGGTTCGTGTACGGGGCGACCGACCTGAACGACACCGGGTTCCGCGCCGACATCAAGAGCGTGTGGACCGACCCGGACTACCAGGGCTGGCAGACCGGCCACGACGTCGCCGTCTTCACCCTGGCGCAGGACGTCCCGGTGCCGTCCGGCATGGTCTACCCGACGATCGCGACGGACACCTCGGTCAACGCCCCCGGCACGATGGGCAAGGGCATCGGCTGGGGCAGGACCGGCGCCACCACGTACTCCGACGTGCTCCGCACGGTCGACCTGCCGGTGGCCGCGGACTCGGCGTGCGCGCAGCAGCCGGTACTGTCGTCGAACTGGAAGGGCGACGGGTCGATGCTGTGCACCGGCTACGCGGACGGCCACGCGGGGGTGTGCGTCGGCGACAGCGGAAGCCCGTTCCTTGAAGGCAACCAGATCGTCGGGTTCTTCTCCTGGATGTCCAACAACTGCGACACATACGGCGTGTACACGCGCGTGACGACGTACGCCGACGAGATCAAGGCCCATCTGCCGGGCAGCACCCCGCCCGCGGGTGACATCGCACTGTCGGTGAGCGGCCTGCCCTCGGGCGCGACCGCGAGCTTCGATCCGTCGTCGGTGAGCGCGGGCGGCTCGTCCACGCTGACGGTCGCCACGAGCGCGTCGACGCCCGCGGGGACGTACAAGCTGACGGTCAGCGGCAAGAACGCGACGGCCGGCCATGACGCCGCGTTCACGCTGACGGTCCAGGGCGGAACACCGACAGCGGTCACGGTGCAGGACCCCGGCTTCCAGTTCACCCAGCACGGAACTCCGGTCGGTCTGCAACTGCGCGCGAGCGGCGGGAGCGGGACGTACACCTGGTCGGCGACGGGTCTGCCGCCGGGGCTCTCGGTCGACAGCCGGACCGGTGTGGTCAGCGGCACCGCGTCGCAGGCGTCGAAGATCTTCGACGTGACGGTGACGGCCACCGACAGCGGCGGCCGGAGCGGGAAGGCGGGGTTCAGCTGGTTCGTCTACTGAGGGGTACCGGGGGCTGCCCTGACCTCCTCGTGGCGTGAGGGGCTGACCGGTGGTTCGCCGAACCGCCGGTCAGTCCCATTCCCAGGACATGCCGACGATGCCGGGGCCGCTGTCGGTGATCACCAGGTGCGCGGTGCCCGACGGCCCGATCCACAGCGGGGCGCCGATGTGCCGGGGCGCGTGCACACCGGCCTGCCGGAACGGCACGCAGCTCACCGGGAGCCGTCCGGAGAACTCGGTCTGCAGGACGTACTGCCGGATCGGCCGGGTGAACCGGTGGTGGTAGAAGGTGAGTTCGGGTCCGGGAGGAAAGTGCGAGGTGAACTCCACGACGCTCCGCTCACCGGCGGCGAGGCGCTGTTCCAGGAGCAGTTCGCACACCGTGGCGCCGGTCGCGTCGTCGGCCCGTATCCGGCCCACCCGGCAGTACTTGACGTCGGACGGGACGGCGGCGGCCGAGTCCTCGGCCCAGAGCAGGACCACACAGCGGTCGACGCGGTCGGCCGACGCCTCGAACACCATCCGGGTGCGCAGGCTCGACAGCCGGTGGTCCTCCCCCACCAGCACGTGCTCGTGCACATCGAGCTTCCTGATCCGGTCGTCGGGCAGCGCGCCCATCGCGGCGAGCAGCGGCCGGTGGGCGGGCCACAGCCGGCGCCGGTCGATCGCGTCCGGTTCGGCCTTGCGGCACCGTCCGCGCGGCCGGGGCGGACCGAGCCGCGACACCAGCGAAGCGGCGGGCAGGCCGAGTACCGCCTCCAGCCCGCGGACGGCGCGCAGCGACTCGGCGCGCTCGGGACGGCTGCGGCCGTGCCGCCAGTAGCTGAGCGCGGCGCGGCTGACCCGGACGCCCTGCGCGGCGAGGTGGTGCTGCACCCGTTCCAGACTCAGACCGCGGTGGTTGAGCGCGTAGTCGAGCACCTGGGCGAACGTGCCGTCCCGCAGGAGCCGCCGCAGCTCACGGTCGATCGGCCGGTCCCCGGGAGCGACCGGGTACGCGAGCACGGGCGGACCGGCCGGCACGGGGACCGGCGGGTAACCCGTACGGTCGCTGTCCGTCGGCCGACCGGCGGGAACCGAGGGCGAACCGCTCGCCATCGCGTGCCTCCCTCCGCCCCTGACGGCATCCGGTCCACTATCGACGGCTCCCCGTCAAAGGTCCAGAGCGAGGTCCGCACCGGATGGTACGGGCCGGGGCCCGCCGAGCGGACCGGTCCGCCTCCCCTCCGGCGCGGACCGGCCGTCTCAGTGGGAGGGCTGATGCAGGTGCCGGTCCTGTCCCGCACCGTGTCCGGCGACCGCCGTGGCGACGCCGAGGACGGCCAGGACGACGAGCGGAAGCGTCCAGCTGTGCGTGGTGTCGTGCAGGATGCCGAGGAGAAGGGGCCCGGCCGCCGCCACGAGGTAGCCGATGGACTGTGCCATGCCCGCCAGCGCGGCGGCCTCGCCGGAGCTGCCGGCGCGCTGGCTCTGGAAGGTCAGCGCGAGGACGAGGCACGCTCCGCCGCCGAGTCCGAGCAGGGTGCACGCCAGGACGGACAGCGCGGGGGCGGCGGCCAGTACGGTGAAGCCGCCCGCCACGAGGACCGAGGCCCCGGCCGCGGTCCAGCGCTGGTCGTGGCGGCCGCGGGTGAGCAGGGGCAGGAGGCTGCTGGCCGCCAGGGACACCACCTGGTAGGAGAAGAGCATCCATCCGGCCGTGGTGCTGCTCATGCCGCGGTCGATCAGGATGCTGGGCAGCCAGGCGACGGCAGTGTAGAAGGCCAGGGACTGCAGGCCCATGAAGAAGGTGACCTGCCAGGCCAGCCGCGACCGCCAGGGCACCGGGCTGTGGGCCGCGCCGCCGGACTCCTGCGG
The sequence above is drawn from the Streptomyces sp. SAT1 genome and encodes:
- a CDS encoding CynX/NimT family MFS transporter, with amino-acid sequence MAANLRTTLTGVGALLPEIEHGSGLTASWGGLLSTLPLLTFAATSPLVARASHRFGSARLLVAALGVLAVGTVVRSLPSVVCLFAGTVILSAAIAFGNVLLPALIRRSVPAHRIQGVSALYVTVMGLMAAVSSGVSAPLAHSVPGSWRTALAWGVAFTVAAFLAWLPRIRGDKPQESGGAAHSPVPWRSRLAWQVTFFMGLQSLAFYTAVAWLPSILIDRGMSSTTAGWMLFSYQVVSLAASSLLPLLTRGRHDQRWTAAGASVLVAGGFTVLAAAPALSVLACTLLGLGGGACLVLALTFQSQRAGSSGEAAALAGMAQSIGYLVAAAGPLLLGILHDTTHSWTLPLVVLAVLGVATAVAGHGAGQDRHLHQPSH
- a CDS encoding trypsin-like serine protease, which codes for MSRLPIVARTAAAAACLATVAALAAAVPAAADPHPRTSLGAGGSAPAGAHRLGVTAAGRTIDVALSLRPHDEAGLDAFVASVSDPASPHYRHYLTSAQYNERYAPRASDVAEASAFLKSNGLRVTKVSGNRQVIDATGTAEQVQTAFGTSIGDYTDAAGRHFYASDKAPSVPSALASTVRAVTGLTDRPVAHRAGGGPAGHSGRTPGGRPASGPAGPSGPAGGYTPAQFRTAYGMKNLSASYNGSGQTVGLIEFDAFKQSDIDAWTKYFGQPSVNARVVPVNGGVRSPGNDQLEVTLDVESVAATAPNAAQIVYEAPNSDNAWVDEMAKIASDNQITVLSGSWLNGEKCESAPIQASHDSYTQMVAQGVTLLSASGDWGATGCGYQGDNSTVQADYPPSDPLFTGVGGTQLRTSDSAGTYQSESCWNQGGSGNTRSGGGYSQIFARPDWQPGTNKYRSVPDVALDADYGAGAVSVYMNGGWQDVGGTSASAPLWAGYIAMVNQKAGAAGKGNLGAMNPTIYAVAQSSRYGSAFHDVTTGDNGTYQAGTGYDLCTGWGSMQGDNLADPLIDGATPPAADDFSISAGPQSVSVDPGKSVTTTISTEVVKGSARTVALSASGLPAGVTAGFDPASVTAGGSSTLTLTAASSASPGRSDVTVTGKSADTTHGTPVSLTVNGSGQDDFSIGVNPGSATVTAGQSATATVSTAAAPQGVRHPAAGTSDGTTATHGVGPAVVGGSPTTVDKYPFMISMRRNGSSFPGQQSCSMALTGPHTVVGAAHCWLENSGDKWFVYGATDLNDTGFRADIKSVWTDPDYQGWQTGHDVAVFTLAQDVPVPSGMVYPTIATDTSVNAPGTMGKGIGWGRTGATTYSDVLRTVDLPVAADSACAQQPVLSSNWKGDGSMLCTGYADGHAGVCVGDSGSPFLEGNQIVGFFSWMSNNCDTYGVYTRVTTYADEIKAHLPGSTPPAGDIALSVSGLPSGATASFDPSSVSAGGSSTLTVATSASTPAGTYKLTVSGKNATAGHDAAFTLTVQGGTPTAVTVQDPGFQFTQHGTPVGLQLRASGGSGTYTWSATGLPPGLSVDSRTGVVSGTASQASKIFDVTVTATDSGGRSGKAGFSWFVY
- a CDS encoding XRE family transcriptional regulator; the encoded protein is MLAYPVAPGDRPIDRELRRLLRDGTFAQVLDYALNHRGLSLERVQHHLAAQGVRVSRAALSYWRHGRSRPERAESLRAVRGLEAVLGLPAASLVSRLGPPRPRGRCRKAEPDAIDRRRLWPAHRPLLAAMGALPDDRIRKLDVHEHVLVGEDHRLSSLRTRMVFEASADRVDRCVVLLWAEDSAAAVPSDVKYCRVGRIRADDATGATVCELLLEQRLAAGERSVVEFTSHFPPGPELTFYHHRFTRPIRQYVLQTEFSGRLPVSCVPFRQAGVHAPRHIGAPLWIGPSGTAHLVITDSGPGIVGMSWEWD